From the Candidatus Bathyarchaeota archaeon genome, one window contains:
- a CDS encoding transcription initiation factor IIB: MLSKEAPKVHQRLADKCPECGSENLVHDYDTGETVCGDCGLVLYEQMLDKGPEWRAFTQEEKASRSRVGVPTSYSVHDKGLSTAISQVDRDAFGRKLPLATRLQMWRLRKWQIRSRVHSSIDRNLAQAMAELDRLSDKVYIPPPIKEKAAVIYRKALDKGLVRGRSIAAIAAAALYAACRGSGTPRTLREIAEASLVDKKDVARCYRLLLRELEVHMPIADPLTYVSKIAERTGISGKTQGAAITILRDARRKRAAAGKDPMGLAAAALYIACLQNNEKKTQKDIAEAAGVTEVTVRNRYKTLKKQLNLELPD, translated from the coding sequence AATCTTGTTCATGATTATGATACAGGGGAAACCGTGTGCGGAGACTGCGGTTTGGTCCTCTACGAGCAGATGCTAGACAAAGGACCTGAATGGCGTGCTTTTACGCAAGAAGAAAAAGCTTCCAGAAGCCGTGTTGGTGTCCCAACATCTTATAGTGTTCACGACAAAGGCTTATCCACAGCCATTAGCCAAGTTGACCGCGACGCCTTCGGAAGAAAACTCCCCCTCGCCACCAGACTGCAAATGTGGCGTCTTAGAAAATGGCAAATCCGATCCCGAGTCCACTCATCTATTGACCGCAACCTCGCCCAAGCCATGGCAGAACTCGACCGCCTCTCAGACAAAGTCTACATCCCCCCACCCATCAAAGAAAAAGCAGCCGTCATCTACCGCAAAGCCCTCGACAAAGGCTTGGTTCGAGGCAGATCCATCGCCGCCATCGCCGCCGCCGCGCTTTATGCAGCTTGCCGTGGAAGCGGAACCCCCAGAACCCTGCGTGAAATCGCCGAAGCCAGCTTAGTTGATAAAAAAGACGTTGCACGTTGTTACAGGCTGCTACTGCGCGAACTCGAAGTACACATGCCCATTGCTGACCCGCTAACCTACGTATCAAAAATCGCTGAACGCACAGGCATCTCGGGCAAAACCCAGGGCGCAGCCATAACCATCCTACGAGACGCAAGACGCAAACGCGCCGCCGCAGGAAAAGACCCCATGGGCTTAGCCGCCGCAGCACTATACATTGCCTGCCTGCAAAATAACGAAAAGAAGACCCAAAAAGACATTGCAGAAGCCGCAGGCGTTACCGAAGTTACCGTACGCAACCGCTACAAGACCCTAAAGAAACAGCTAAACCTAGAATTGCCTGACTAA
- a CDS encoding translation initiation factor: MAEVCTTCGLPKDLCVCGEIEKEQQRIRIRLETRKFGRPTTIVDGIDEKTTDLSEIAHKLKGYCACGGTSKDGLIMLQGDHRDRIKQYLIKIGYPAENIERQ; this comes from the coding sequence ATGGCTGAAGTTTGTACAACCTGCGGACTCCCAAAAGACTTGTGTGTTTGTGGCGAGATAGAAAAAGAACAACAGCGAATTCGTATAAGACTTGAAACCCGAAAGTTCGGCAGACCCACAACCATCGTTGACGGCATAGACGAGAAAACAACCGATTTATCTGAAATAGCTCATAAACTCAAAGGGTACTGCGCATGTGGAGGAACCTCCAAAGACGGCTTAATCATGCTGCAAGGTGACCACCGCGACCGCATCAAACAATACCTAATCAAAATCGGGTACCCCGCCGAAAACATCGAACGCCAATAA